In a genomic window of Kineococcus mangrovi:
- a CDS encoding LLM class flavin-dependent oxidoreductase, translating into MSLALSVLDLAPIAPGQSAGDSIAASVALAQTAEEHGYRRVWYAEHHNMPHIASSAPAVLIAHVGSKTSTIRLGAGGVMLPNHSPLSIAEQFGTLEAMYPGRIDLGLGRAPGSDEATTYALRRDPSQSAQFPEDVLELQAYLAGRSRVPGVQATPGGGSGVPLYVLGSSTFGAHLAARFGLPYAFASHFAPQQLRAAVVSYRNEFQPSDQLAEPHVIAGVNVVAADTTAQAREAFGQVQRRFATSLFGRGRTFTEAEVDVLMETAAGQHVQQMQHYSAVGTPSEVRTYLQDFAREAGADELIVAHQALSTPARLRSVQLTAEAFEGATV; encoded by the coding sequence ATGTCGCTCGCGCTCTCCGTCCTCGACCTGGCTCCCATCGCCCCGGGGCAGTCGGCGGGCGACAGCATCGCGGCGAGCGTCGCGCTCGCGCAGACCGCGGAGGAGCACGGCTACCGCCGCGTCTGGTACGCCGAGCACCACAACATGCCGCACATCGCCTCCTCGGCGCCGGCGGTCCTCATCGCCCACGTGGGGTCGAAGACGTCGACCATCCGGCTCGGCGCGGGTGGCGTGATGCTGCCCAACCACTCCCCGCTGAGCATCGCCGAGCAGTTCGGCACCCTCGAGGCGATGTACCCGGGGCGGATCGACCTCGGGCTGGGCCGTGCACCCGGTTCGGACGAGGCCACCACCTACGCGCTGCGCCGCGACCCGTCGCAGTCGGCGCAGTTCCCCGAGGACGTCCTGGAGCTGCAGGCCTACCTCGCGGGCCGCTCCCGGGTCCCGGGGGTCCAGGCCACGCCCGGTGGGGGGTCCGGCGTCCCCCTGTACGTGCTGGGCTCCTCGACGTTCGGCGCGCACCTGGCCGCCCGCTTCGGCCTGCCGTACGCGTTCGCCTCGCACTTCGCGCCGCAGCAGCTGCGCGCTGCGGTCGTCTCCTACCGCAACGAGTTCCAGCCCTCGGACCAGCTCGCCGAACCCCACGTCATCGCGGGGGTGAACGTCGTCGCGGCCGACACGACGGCGCAGGCGCGGGAGGCCTTCGGGCAGGTGCAGCGGCGGTTCGCGACCTCGCTGTTCGGTCGTGGACGCACGTTCACCGAGGCCGAGGTCGACGTCCTCATGGAGACCGCCGCGGGCCAGCACGTGCAGCAGATGCAGCACTACTCCGCGGTCGGCACCCCGTCGGAGGTCCGCACCTACCTGCAGGACTTCGCCCGCGAGGCCGGTGCGGACGAGCTCATCGTCGCCCACCAGGCGCTGTCCACGCCGGCCCGGCTGCGGTCGGTGCAGTTGACCGCGGAGGCGTTCGAGGGCGCGACCGTCTGA
- a CDS encoding HD domain-containing protein: MDGTSAEEALALARELLADVDHRWEHAATAARTAAEVARTVPEQDRDLLVAAVTLHDVGYAPGVQRTGFHPLDGADHLKGLGWPLRLVGLVAHHSGARFLARARGLEDLLDVYPDEGGPVADAVLYCDMTTTPGGVRVPFADRLRDLHARHRDDADAERRARAEREPFLRAAVARVQARLGPVR, from the coding sequence ATGGACGGCACGAGCGCCGAGGAGGCGCTGGCACTGGCCCGTGAGCTGCTCGCGGACGTGGACCACCGGTGGGAACACGCGGCCACGGCCGCCCGCACCGCGGCCGAGGTCGCCCGCACCGTGCCCGAGCAGGACCGGGACCTGCTCGTGGCGGCGGTGACCCTGCACGACGTCGGCTACGCACCGGGCGTGCAGCGGACCGGCTTCCACCCCCTCGACGGGGCCGACCACCTCAAGGGTCTGGGCTGGCCGCTGCGCCTCGTGGGTCTCGTCGCCCACCACAGCGGTGCGCGGTTCCTCGCCCGCGCCCGGGGCCTGGAGGACCTGCTCGACGTCTACCCCGACGAGGGCGGCCCGGTCGCCGACGCGGTGCTGTACTGCGACATGACGACGACCCCCGGCGGTGTGCGGGTCCCGTTCGCCGACCGGCTGCGCGACCTGCATGCCCGCCACCGCGACGACGCGGACGCCGAACGGCGCGCGCGGGCCGAGCGCGAGCCGTTCCTGCGCGCCGCGGTGGCGCGGGTGCAGGCCCGGCTCGGCCCGGTCCGCTGA
- a CDS encoding GGDEF domain-containing protein: protein MGGDETGSALRASQVFIVLCAPALLLLALVVVLLVPDVLRPGTAPGVLAAGFAAPPVALLAVVRHRRTGRPQGWWSVWATALLAVLALCVADPVFRQATVSGLVVGPLYVAMFCGKRSTVLHLALTAVVAGVLVAVLPGEPLVRAVRVIGVEVVLVLTVAGLAVLRARLDAAVTRAVAARDRADLNAARDPLTGLLNRRGLRCELSGVEDRPVGAVLLDIDHFKRVNDAFGHGAGDDVLVRVAAVLAATVRPGDLVCRIGGEEFFVLAPAGGIEEVAALAERLRAAVAADVGVPPVTVSAGAAVRFPDGTAGDVVDELYARTDRLLYRAKHEGRDRVCAEPGAGAGAAVPSAG, encoded by the coding sequence GTGGGGGGAGACGAGACGGGGTCGGCGCTGCGCGCCAGCCAGGTCTTCATCGTGCTGTGCGCCCCGGCCCTGCTCCTGCTCGCGCTGGTGGTGGTGCTGCTGGTGCCGGACGTCCTGCGTCCCGGCACCGCGCCCGGTGTCCTCGCGGCGGGGTTCGCGGCGCCGCCGGTGGCGCTGCTCGCGGTCGTGCGGCACCGCCGGACCGGGCGTCCGCAGGGGTGGTGGTCGGTGTGGGCGACGGCTCTCCTCGCCGTGCTGGCGCTGTGCGTCGCCGACCCGGTGTTCCGGCAGGCCACCGTCTCGGGCCTCGTCGTCGGTCCCCTCTACGTCGCGATGTTCTGCGGGAAGCGGTCGACGGTCCTGCACCTGGCCCTCACCGCGGTCGTCGCGGGAGTGCTGGTGGCGGTCCTGCCCGGTGAGCCGCTGGTGCGGGCGGTGCGCGTGATCGGGGTCGAGGTGGTCCTCGTCCTCACGGTCGCCGGGCTGGCGGTGCTGCGGGCCCGGCTCGACGCCGCGGTGACCCGCGCGGTGGCCGCCCGGGACCGGGCCGACCTGAACGCGGCGCGCGACCCGTTGACGGGTCTGCTGAACCGCCGGGGGTTGCGCTGCGAGCTGTCCGGGGTCGAGGACCGCCCCGTGGGTGCGGTGCTGCTCGACATCGACCACTTCAAGCGCGTCAACGACGCCTTCGGGCACGGCGCCGGGGACGACGTCCTCGTCCGGGTCGCGGCGGTGCTGGCCGCGACCGTCCGCCCCGGTGACCTGGTCTGCCGCATCGGTGGGGAGGAGTTCTTCGTCCTGGCCCCCGCCGGCGGGATCGAGGAGGTGGCGGCGCTGGCCGAACGGTTGCGCGCCGCCGTGGCCGCCGACGTCGGGGTGCCCCCGGTCACCGTCAGCGCCGGGGCGGCGGTGCGGTTCCCGGACGGCACGGCCGGGGACGTCGTCGACGAGCTGTACGCCCGCACCGACCGGTTGCTCTACCGGGCCAAGCACGAGGGGCGCGACCGCGTGTGCGCGGAGCCGGGGGCGGGGGCCGGAGCGGCGGTGCCCTCGGCGGGCTGA
- a CDS encoding methyl-accepting chemotaxis protein, whose amino-acid sequence MSTKLVAGFGVVVLLLVVITGFAVLRLRAAQDNLEHLSTSGVASVAAAGHLETSFGTVREDLLRASLPGADIGAALSTLSDDEAALDQTWADYRAAGPAATADQQSAYTAALTTYRAAVQEFITVGTSSGPEAATALAAQEIAPAAQQVKAALEDLTSAESASAAEIAARGGADHRRDLVALLVVAASAVALAVALSLSTARSISRPLAQTLRVVEGLAQGRLDRRVPNPGRDEVGRLAAATNDSMDTLTTLLRDVTSTAGALTSSSQRLTGVASQLSAGAAQSASQSQVVSAATGEISANIGTVAAAGEEMTSAIREIASSTAAASQTAATAVAAAADAEATISRLGASSREIGEVVKLITSIAEQTNLLALNATIEAARAGDAGKGFAVVAGEVKELAQQTARATEEIVARVNATQADAGAATGVIGQIAEVIGQIDGLQATIAAAVEEQSATTSEMVRNVTEVSGGSQEIAASITGIAQAAGQTTESASVTAATAEEVSRAAHRLEELVAGFRL is encoded by the coding sequence GTGTCCACGAAGCTCGTCGCCGGTTTCGGCGTCGTGGTGCTGCTGCTGGTGGTGATCACCGGTTTCGCGGTGCTGCGGCTGCGGGCCGCGCAGGACAACCTCGAGCACCTCTCCACCTCCGGCGTCGCCTCCGTCGCCGCGGCCGGTCACCTCGAGACCTCGTTCGGCACCGTCCGCGAGGACCTCCTGCGCGCCTCGCTGCCCGGGGCCGACATCGGGGCCGCGTTGTCGACCCTCTCGGACGACGAGGCCGCGCTGGACCAGACGTGGGCCGACTACCGGGCCGCGGGGCCCGCGGCCACCGCCGACCAGCAGTCCGCCTACACGGCCGCGCTGACGACGTACCGCGCTGCGGTGCAGGAGTTCATCACGGTCGGCACCTCCTCCGGCCCGGAGGCCGCGACCGCTCTCGCTGCGCAGGAGATCGCGCCGGCCGCCCAGCAGGTCAAGGCCGCGCTCGAGGACCTGACGAGCGCGGAGTCCGCCTCCGCCGCCGAGATCGCCGCCCGCGGCGGCGCCGACCACCGGCGCGACCTCGTCGCGCTCCTCGTCGTCGCGGCGTCGGCCGTGGCGCTGGCCGTGGCGCTCTCGCTGTCCACCGCCCGGTCGATCTCGCGTCCGCTGGCCCAGACGCTGCGCGTCGTCGAGGGGCTCGCGCAGGGCAGGCTGGACCGCCGCGTCCCGAACCCGGGTCGCGACGAGGTCGGGCGCCTGGCGGCGGCCACGAACGACTCGATGGACACCCTGACGACGTTGCTGCGCGACGTCACGTCCACCGCGGGTGCGCTCACCTCCTCCTCCCAGCGGCTCACGGGGGTCGCCTCGCAGTTGTCCGCCGGTGCGGCGCAGTCCGCCTCGCAGTCGCAGGTGGTCTCGGCCGCGACCGGGGAGATCAGCGCAAACATCGGGACCGTCGCGGCGGCCGGGGAGGAGATGACCTCGGCGATCCGGGAGATCGCGTCCTCGACCGCGGCGGCCTCGCAGACGGCGGCCACGGCGGTGGCCGCGGCGGCCGACGCCGAGGCGACCATCTCCCGGTTGGGGGCTTCGAGCCGGGAGATCGGTGAGGTGGTCAAGCTGATCACCTCGATCGCGGAGCAGACGAACCTGCTGGCGTTGAACGCCACGATCGAGGCGGCGCGGGCCGGGGATGCGGGCAAGGGGTTCGCGGTGGTGGCCGGTGAGGTGAAGGAGCTGGCGCAGCAGACGGCGCGGGCGACGGAGGAGATCGTGGCGAGGGTGAACGCCACGCAGGCCGATGCGGGGGCTGCGACGGGGGTGATCGGGCAGATCGCGGAGGTGATCGGGCAGATCGACGGGTTGCAGGCCACGATCGCGGCGGCGGTGGAGGAGCAGTCGGCGACGACGAGTGAGATGGTGCGCAACGTGACGGAGGTCTCGGGCGGGTCGCAGGAGATCGCGGCGAGCATCACCGGTATCGCGCAGGCGGCGGGTCAGACGACCGAGAGCGCGTCGGTGACCGCGGCCACGGCTGAGGAGGTCTCCCGCGCGGCGCACCGGCTGGAGGAACTGGTGGCGGGCTTCCGCCTCTGA
- the glpX gene encoding class II fructose-bisphosphatase, whose translation MSSLPTTPDRNLALELVRATEAAAIRATPYIGRGDKNGADGAAVDAMREFLGTVDFAGVVVIGEGEKDEAPMLFNGEEVGTGNGPACDIAVDPIDGTSLTALGRRNAISMIAAADRGAMLDAHSVFYMEKIVTGPEGHGVVDLRQPVGENVRALARAKGKDVSEISVGVLDRPRHEQLIADIRAAGAGTRLLLDGDVAGGIDAASYEGRLDMCVGVGGSPEGVATACAIKALGGLIQARLAPKTDDERQHGLDAGLKFDHVYTADELVRGDNTFFVATGVTDGNLVGGVRRLGPVIRTESIALRARSGTIRHIRADHLAEKWL comes from the coding sequence ATGAGCAGCTTGCCGACCACGCCCGACCGGAACCTGGCCCTCGAACTCGTCCGGGCGACGGAGGCGGCGGCGATCCGCGCCACCCCGTACATCGGCCGCGGCGACAAGAACGGTGCGGACGGGGCCGCCGTCGACGCGATGCGCGAGTTCCTCGGCACCGTCGACTTCGCCGGTGTCGTCGTCATCGGCGAGGGCGAGAAGGACGAGGCGCCCATGCTGTTCAACGGCGAGGAGGTCGGCACGGGGAACGGCCCGGCCTGCGACATCGCCGTCGACCCCATCGACGGGACCTCCCTGACCGCGCTGGGCCGCCGCAACGCGATCTCCATGATCGCGGCCGCCGACCGGGGGGCGATGCTCGACGCCCACTCGGTCTTCTACATGGAGAAGATCGTCACCGGCCCCGAGGGGCACGGGGTCGTCGACCTGCGCCAGCCGGTCGGGGAGAACGTGCGCGCGCTGGCGCGGGCCAAGGGCAAGGACGTCTCGGAGATCTCCGTCGGCGTCCTGGACCGTCCCCGCCACGAGCAGCTCATCGCCGACATCCGCGCGGCCGGGGCCGGGACCCGCCTCCTGCTGGACGGCGACGTCGCCGGCGGCATCGACGCCGCGTCCTACGAGGGCCGGCTCGACATGTGCGTCGGCGTCGGCGGCAGCCCCGAGGGCGTCGCGACGGCGTGCGCGATCAAGGCGCTCGGGGGTCTCATCCAGGCCCGGCTCGCCCCCAAGACCGACGACGAGCGCCAGCACGGCCTCGACGCGGGGCTGAAGTTCGACCACGTCTACACCGCTGACGAACTCGTCAGGGGTGACAACACGTTCTTCGTCGCGACCGGGGTGACGGACGGGAACCTCGTCGGCGGCGTGCGGCGGCTGGGGCCGGTCATCCGCACCGAGTCCATCGCGCTGCGGGCCCGTTCCGGCACCATCCGGCACATCCGGGCCGACCACCTCGCCGAGAAGTGGCTCTGA
- a CDS encoding winged helix DNA-binding domain-containing protein encodes MFRIRRQDVGTWRLVAQRVVTPSEDAAAAVAHLGAVQAQDLRAAATAVALRTATPTGTGTPTGLAAALDAGTVVRSWPMRGTLHLLRAVDLPWVLALCGPRTIAATRRRREQLSISDADLAVARETVLAHCPPGGTTRAAVLAALEAVGQATGGGRGYHLLHHLALTGDVCLGPLAGREQLFVPSASWVQAAQAPPDPLAEWTRRYLRGHGPATPADAAFWTGLPLGTARRGFEAVRAEFDAVQVEGFDGAEHLVDPALPDLVANHRTAARRVHLLPGFDEFLLGYADRSAVLDPEFAGRLTPGGNGVFRGTVVAGGRVVGAWTRAGDHPAVEEFVEFSAARRAALGRRARTLPSGWLGGHDRPARTERS; translated from the coding sequence GTGTTCCGGATCCGGCGCCAGGACGTGGGGACCTGGCGACTCGTCGCCCAGCGGGTCGTCACCCCGTCCGAGGACGCCGCGGCGGCCGTGGCGCACCTCGGGGCCGTGCAGGCCCAGGACCTGCGGGCCGCGGCGACGGCCGTGGCGCTGCGGACGGCCACCCCGACCGGCACCGGCACACCGACCGGCCTGGCCGCCGCCCTGGACGCCGGGACGGTGGTCAGGTCCTGGCCGATGCGCGGCACCCTGCACCTGCTGCGGGCGGTCGACCTGCCCTGGGTGCTGGCCCTGTGCGGCCCCCGCACGATCGCGGCCACCCGCCGACGGCGCGAGCAGCTGTCCATCTCCGACGCCGACCTCGCCGTGGCCCGCGAGACCGTCCTCGCGCACTGCCCGCCGGGGGGAACGACCCGGGCGGCGGTGCTCGCCGCGCTCGAGGCGGTGGGGCAGGCCACGGGCGGCGGGCGCGGCTACCACCTGCTGCACCACCTCGCGCTCACGGGCGACGTGTGCCTGGGCCCCCTCGCCGGGCGGGAACAGCTGTTCGTCCCCTCGGCCTCGTGGGTCCAGGCGGCGCAGGCTCCACCGGATCCGCTCGCGGAGTGGACGCGCCGCTACCTGCGCGGGCACGGCCCGGCGACGCCCGCCGACGCCGCGTTCTGGACCGGTCTGCCCCTGGGCACCGCGCGGCGCGGGTTCGAGGCCGTCCGCGCCGAGTTCGACGCCGTCCAGGTCGAGGGGTTCGACGGCGCGGAACACCTCGTCGACCCCGCGCTGCCCGACCTCGTCGCGAACCACCGCACCGCCGCCCGGCGGGTGCACCTGCTCCCGGGTTTCGACGAGTTCCTGCTGGGCTACGCCGACCGGTCCGCCGTCCTGGACCCCGAGTTCGCCGGCCGCCTCACCCCCGGTGGGAACGGGGTCTTCCGCGGCACGGTCGTCGCGGGTGGCCGGGTCGTGGGCGCGTGGACCCGCGCCGGGGACCACCCGGCCGTCGAGGAGTTCGTGGAGTTCTCCGCGGCCCGCCGCGCGGCCCTGGGACGGCGCGCGCGGACGTTGCCGTCGGGGTGGCTGGGCGGACACGACCGACCCGCGCGCACGGAACGGTCCTGA
- a CDS encoding sulfite exporter TauE/SafE family protein gives MLDLSTTDLIPLYLAALVIGFSKTSIGGAGTIAVAVFAAVLPAKESTGIILPLLILGDLFAISIYRRHADWGLLVRLFPYVAVGVVAGAGFVGLVDDTVMRRSIGALLVLLVAIHVWRQRKLRQNTDVVPMSATRRRWASIGLGFLAGFTTMVANAGGAPMSIYLFTMGLGVMSFLGTGAWFFFIVNCFKVPFSVGLGLISVDSLWLDLRLAPAVVAGALIGWWVAKRMDIRTFEKWVLGLSVVSGLNLLR, from the coding sequence GTGCTGGACCTGTCGACGACCGACCTGATCCCCCTGTACCTGGCGGCCCTCGTCATCGGGTTCTCCAAGACCTCCATCGGCGGGGCGGGCACGATCGCCGTCGCGGTGTTCGCCGCGGTGCTGCCCGCCAAGGAGTCCACGGGGATCATCCTGCCCCTGCTCATCCTCGGTGACCTCTTCGCCATCTCCATCTACCGCCGGCACGCCGACTGGGGCCTGCTGGTGCGGCTCTTCCCGTACGTGGCGGTCGGGGTCGTGGCCGGGGCGGGTTTCGTCGGTCTCGTCGACGACACGGTCATGCGCCGCTCCATCGGCGCGCTGCTCGTCCTGCTGGTGGCGATCCACGTCTGGCGGCAGCGGAAGTTGCGTCAGAACACCGACGTCGTGCCGATGTCGGCGACCAGGCGCCGCTGGGCCTCCATCGGTCTCGGTTTCCTCGCCGGGTTCACGACGATGGTCGCCAACGCCGGCGGGGCCCCGATGTCCATCTACCTGTTCACCATGGGGCTGGGCGTCATGTCGTTCCTCGGCACGGGCGCCTGGTTCTTCTTCATCGTCAACTGCTTCAAGGTGCCGTTCAGCGTCGGCCTCGGCCTCATCAGCGTCGACTCGCTGTGGCTGGACCTGCGGCTGGCGCCGGCCGTCGTCGCGGGGGCGCTCATCGGGTGGTGGGTCGCGAAGCGGATGGACATCAGGACGTTCGAGAAGTGGGTGCTCGGGTTGTCCGTCGTCTCGGGGTTGAACCTGCTGCGCTGA
- a CDS encoding DNA polymerase IV — MPGVMHLDLDAFFAAVEQRDKPSLRGKPVVVGGTGGRGVVSTASYEARVFGIGSAMPTARARRLCPNAAYLAGRFDAYREVSRHVMDLAHELSPLVEPLSLDEAFVDLAAVHPGLDVAAATAVATDFRAAVRARTGLTVSVGVGASKLVAKIASDLRKPDALVVVPPAEQEALLSPMSVRTIPGVGAVTGDRLVRAGLKTIGALAAADEAELVRMLGKAHGTALLAFARGVDPRPVVAEREAKSVSAEETFAVDLTDRRDLAERLRRMADRVAARLAKAGLSGRTVTVKVRRYDFSTLNRSRTLAHATSSAREIAHNAGELLAGVDVADGVRLLGVGVSGLSEFSQIDLLAELEPDPVQDEETGTAEEEPLESPQPYGPPAAPGWRPGQDVEHAEFGAGWVQGSGAGRVTVRFEGPHTPVGRIRTFRDDDPALAPADPPVFDPEHL; from the coding sequence GTGCCCGGAGTCATGCACCTCGACCTCGACGCGTTCTTCGCGGCGGTGGAGCAGCGGGACAAGCCCTCGCTGCGCGGCAAACCCGTCGTCGTGGGCGGGACCGGTGGCCGCGGCGTGGTGTCCACCGCGAGCTACGAGGCGCGGGTGTTCGGCATCGGGTCGGCCATGCCGACGGCCCGCGCCCGCCGCCTGTGCCCCAACGCGGCCTACCTCGCGGGCCGGTTCGACGCCTACCGGGAGGTCTCCCGCCACGTCATGGACCTCGCCCACGAGTTGTCCCCGCTGGTGGAGCCGCTGTCGCTGGACGAGGCGTTCGTCGACCTCGCGGCCGTCCACCCCGGTCTCGACGTCGCGGCCGCGACCGCCGTCGCCACCGACTTCCGGGCGGCCGTGCGCGCGCGGACGGGGCTGACGGTGTCGGTGGGGGTGGGGGCGAGCAAGCTGGTCGCGAAGATCGCCTCGGACCTGCGCAAACCCGACGCCCTCGTCGTCGTGCCCCCGGCCGAGCAGGAGGCGCTGCTGTCCCCGATGAGCGTCCGCACCATCCCCGGGGTCGGCGCGGTCACGGGCGACCGGCTCGTCCGGGCGGGGCTGAAGACCATCGGGGCGCTCGCGGCGGCCGACGAGGCCGAACTGGTGCGGATGCTCGGCAAGGCGCACGGCACCGCCCTGCTCGCCTTCGCCCGCGGCGTCGACCCCCGGCCGGTCGTGGCCGAGCGCGAGGCGAAGTCCGTGTCGGCCGAGGAGACGTTCGCCGTCGACCTCACCGACCGCCGCGACCTCGCGGAGCGGTTGCGGCGCATGGCGGACCGGGTGGCGGCGCGGCTGGCGAAGGCGGGGTTGTCGGGGCGCACGGTGACGGTCAAGGTGCGGCGCTACGACTTCTCGACGTTGAACCGCTCGCGCACGCTGGCGCACGCGACGAGCTCGGCGCGGGAGATCGCGCACAACGCCGGTGAACTGCTCGCCGGTGTCGACGTCGCCGACGGGGTCCGGTTGCTGGGGGTCGGGGTGTCGGGGTTGAGCGAGTTCAGCCAGATCGACCTGCTCGCCGAGCTGGAACCCGACCCCGTGCAGGACGAGGAGACGGGCACCGCCGAGGAGGAACCCCTGGAGTCCCCGCAGCCCTACGGCCCGCCCGCGGCGCCGGGCTGGCGCCCGGGCCAGGACGTCGAGCACGCCGAGTTCGGGGCCGGTTGGGTGCAGGGGTCGGGCGCGGGACGGGTCACCGTACGGTTCGAGGGTCCGCACACCCCCGTCGGCCGGATCCGCACGTTCCGCGACGACGACCCCGCCCTGGCACCCGCCGACCCGCCCGTCTTCGACCCGGAGCACCTGTGA
- a CDS encoding DNA-3-methyladenine glycosylase 2 — translation MKLPVPGGLAAEPLRRWLLAHALPGAETHSGGVHRRVFWTSRGPVEASVDLGTGERCDGVLLDGPHLDEIAPAVRRWLDLDGHQAQAERHLAGDPLLAPLVAARPGLRVPRAVSGAETALLTVLGQQVSLAAARTFAGRLVAAYGTPVASLTAFPTPDALAGAGPDAIRAVTGVTGARARTLHVLAQTLADGLDLDAAATTDPAAARAELLALPGIGPWTADYVALRVLGDSDAFLPSDLVLRRALGGITAREATARAEAWRPWRGHALLHLWTAEVFVD, via the coding sequence GTGAAACTGCCCGTCCCCGGCGGTCTGGCCGCCGAACCGTTGCGGCGCTGGCTGCTCGCGCACGCCCTGCCCGGGGCCGAGACGCACTCCGGCGGCGTGCACCGCAGGGTGTTCTGGACCAGCCGCGGCCCGGTGGAGGCCTCCGTCGACCTCGGGACGGGGGAACGCTGCGACGGCGTCCTCCTCGACGGTCCGCACCTGGACGAGATCGCGCCCGCCGTGCGCCGCTGGCTCGACCTCGACGGGCACCAGGCGCAGGCCGAGCGCCACCTGGCCGGGGACCCGCTGCTCGCCCCGCTCGTCGCGGCCCGCCCCGGGCTGCGGGTCCCGCGCGCGGTGTCGGGGGCCGAGACGGCGCTGCTCACGGTGCTGGGTCAGCAGGTCTCGCTCGCGGCGGCGCGCACGTTCGCCGGCCGCCTCGTCGCCGCGTACGGCACCCCCGTCGCCTCCCTGACCGCGTTCCCCACCCCCGACGCCCTCGCCGGTGCGGGCCCGGACGCGATCCGCGCCGTCACGGGGGTGACGGGGGCGCGGGCCAGGACGCTGCACGTCCTCGCCCAGACGCTCGCCGACGGCCTCGACCTGGACGCCGCGGCCACCACCGACCCCGCCGCGGCGCGCGCCGAGCTCCTCGCGCTGCCGGGCATCGGGCCGTGGACCGCGGACTACGTGGCCCTGCGCGTCCTGGGTGACTCCGACGCCTTCCTGCCCTCCGACCTCGTGCTGCGCCGCGCGCTGGGCGGGATCACGGCGCGGGAGGCGACGGCGCGCGCCGAGGCGTGGCGGCCCTGGCGCGGCCACGCCCTGCTGCACCTGTGGACCGCGGAGGTCTTCGTCGACTGA
- a CDS encoding SDR family oxidoreductase has product MRGTVVVTGGSRGIGAAVVLALAARGVRTCFGYATHREAADEVAATAADLGTPSIAVRADVSVESDVTRLFQAARELGPVTGLVNNAGITAPRSKVVDLDADRIRRLLDVNVVGAFLCAREAVKHLTAAGGGTIVNVSSRAAVLGSPGEYVDYAASKAAVDTLTVGLAHEVAADGIRVVGVRPGLIRTDIHAASGEPGRVERLRGTVPLGRGGEADEVAEAVVWLLSDAASYVTGTTLDVSGGR; this is encoded by the coding sequence GTGCGAGGAACCGTCGTCGTGACCGGTGGCAGCCGCGGGATCGGGGCGGCGGTGGTCCTGGCGCTCGCCGCGCGCGGGGTGCGGACCTGCTTCGGCTACGCCACCCACCGGGAGGCCGCGGACGAGGTGGCCGCGACCGCGGCCGACCTCGGGACGCCCTCCATCGCCGTGCGGGCCGACGTGTCGGTCGAGTCCGACGTCACGCGCCTGTTCCAGGCCGCCCGCGAGCTCGGCCCCGTGACGGGTCTGGTCAACAACGCCGGCATCACCGCGCCGCGGTCGAAGGTCGTCGACCTGGACGCCGACCGGATCCGGCGGCTCCTCGACGTCAACGTCGTCGGGGCGTTCCTGTGCGCGCGCGAGGCCGTGAAGCACCTGACGGCCGCCGGCGGCGGGACGATCGTCAACGTCTCCAGCCGGGCCGCCGTCCTCGGCAGCCCGGGGGAGTACGTCGACTACGCCGCCTCCAAGGCCGCCGTCGACACCCTCACGGTCGGTCTCGCGCACGAGGTCGCCGCCGACGGGATCCGCGTCGTCGGCGTCCGGCCGGGACTCATCCGCACCGACATCCACGCCGCCTCGGGGGAACCCGGCCGCGTGGAACGGCTGCGGGGGACGGTGCCGCTGGGGCGGGGCGGGGAGGCCGACGAGGTGGCCGAGGCCGTGGTGTGGTTGCTGTCGGACGCCGCCTCCTACGTCACGGGCACGACGCTGGACGTGTCCGGGGGCCGCTGA